Proteins encoded by one window of Halomonas chromatireducens:
- the fis gene encoding DNA-binding transcriptional regulator Fis, which yields MNREAFNRNPNLSEIDIGPCTEVAGLDTPSSPAASVEQPLREAVDCAMRRYFDHLDGGTATDLYAMVMAEVEAPLMAAVLDYTQGNQTRAAEILGLNRGTLRKKLKQHDLI from the coding sequence ATGAATCGTGAAGCCTTCAACCGGAACCCCAACCTGTCGGAAATCGACATCGGTCCTTGCACCGAAGTGGCCGGCCTCGACACGCCGTCCTCGCCGGCAGCGTCGGTAGAACAGCCACTGCGTGAGGCCGTGGATTGCGCCATGCGACGTTACTTCGATCACCTCGATGGCGGTACTGCGACCGACCTCTATGCCATGGTGATGGCCGAGGTCGAAGCCCCGCTGATGGCTGCCGTATTGGACTATACCCAGGGCAATCAGACTCGCGCCGCCGAAATCCTCGGGCTCAACCGAGGCACGCTGCGAAAGAAGCTCAAGCAGCATGACCTGATCTGA
- the prmA gene encoding 50S ribosomal protein L11 methyltransferase, with the protein MQRNQLADAGIGLGETLGQVVALHGPTGNADQGRRLVLNELRLRALDLHDDPALEVLDLRGCGRQHYLHLQLDRLPHLREIYLPCLAEGAILHLFNLDVPASLTVHGRVREIDADWQKGTLRLTHRQRSWEGVQLLGHDAKPDDLVDPPLAFPLNVVLSSELLQAATMDGALCLSGQGEWMDGFQPLRMGQRLWIVPSWHQPPDPDAVNLHLDPGLAFGTGTHPTTALCLEWLDGLSLTGELDERAVLDIGCGSGILAIAALKLGAGQAIGTDIDPQALQASRDNAARNAIADEDLRLCYPEELAESGTATTFPVVIANILAGPLIDMAATVAGHVAPAGRLVLSGILESQAGEVLEAYREQGLVMDEPEIREGWVRLSGQRPI; encoded by the coding sequence GTGCAGCGCAATCAGCTCGCTGATGCCGGCATAGGCCTGGGCGAGACGCTGGGCCAGGTCGTCGCCCTGCATGGCCCGACCGGCAATGCCGACCAAGGGCGCCGTCTCGTGCTGAATGAACTGCGGCTGCGCGCCCTGGACTTGCACGACGATCCAGCACTGGAAGTCCTGGATCTGCGCGGCTGTGGTCGGCAGCACTACCTGCACCTGCAGCTCGACCGCCTGCCCCACCTGCGCGAGATCTATCTGCCGTGCCTGGCGGAGGGTGCCATCCTCCATCTCTTCAACTTGGATGTGCCGGCGTCCCTGACGGTCCATGGTCGTGTTCGCGAGATCGATGCGGACTGGCAGAAGGGCACGCTGCGTCTTACGCATCGGCAGCGGAGCTGGGAGGGGGTGCAACTTCTGGGGCATGACGCCAAGCCGGACGACCTTGTCGATCCGCCACTGGCGTTCCCTCTGAACGTCGTGCTGAGTTCGGAACTGCTCCAGGCGGCGACCATGGATGGTGCACTATGCCTGTCAGGGCAGGGGGAGTGGATGGACGGCTTCCAGCCTCTGCGCATGGGCCAGCGGCTGTGGATCGTGCCGAGCTGGCACCAGCCGCCAGACCCCGATGCGGTCAACCTGCATCTCGACCCGGGGCTCGCCTTCGGCACCGGCACCCACCCCACCACGGCACTCTGCCTGGAGTGGCTGGACGGCCTGAGCCTGACAGGCGAGCTAGATGAACGAGCCGTACTCGACATCGGCTGCGGCTCGGGCATTCTGGCCATCGCCGCGCTCAAGCTCGGCGCAGGACAGGCCATCGGCACCGATATCGATCCCCAGGCGCTACAGGCCAGCCGGGACAATGCCGCCCGCAACGCGATTGCCGATGAAGACCTCCGCCTCTGCTATCCCGAGGAACTGGCAGAGTCCGGCACGGCAACGACCTTTCCCGTGGTGATCGCCAATATTCTCGCCGGGCCGCTGATCGACATGGCAGCGACCGTTGCCGGACACGTGGCTCCGGCCGGCCGGCTGGTGCTCTCGGGCATCCTCGAGAGCCAAGCCGGCGAGGTCCTCGAGGCCTACCGGGAACAGGGCCTGGTCATGGACGAACCGGAGATTCGCGAAGGATGGGTGCGCCTGAGCGGACAACGACCGATCTGA
- a CDS encoding crossover junction endodeoxyribonuclease RuvC — translation MQGDDLAQRLAQAYAGISELIALHRPGEFAIEQVFMSKNADSALKLGXCCSGSVSKAQL, via the coding sequence ATGCAGGGCGACGACCTGGCCCAGCGTCTCGCCCAGGCCTATGCCGGCATCAGCGAGCTGATTGCGCTGCACAGGCCCGGGGAGTTCGCCATCGAGCAGGTGTTCATGTCGAAGAACGCCGACTCGGCACTCAAGCTAGGGNTATGCTGCTCGGGGTCGGTCTCGAAGGCCCAGTTGTAG
- the dusB gene encoding tRNA dihydrouridine synthase DusB has translation MPDSRPLPQIGRHRLPNRVVLAPMAGVTDRPFRQLCRRLGAGLVVGEMVTSDPSLWHTRKSRQRMDHRGEPGPRTVQIAGGDAAMLAEAARLNAAQGAEIIDINMGCPAKKVCNKAAGSALLRDEALVAEILEAVVAAVDVPVTLKIRTGWCADSNNGLRVARLAESAGIQALAVHGRHRQQRYSGQAEYNTIADIKSRVNIPVFANGDIDSPEKAAFVLDYTGADAVMVGRGAQGNPWIFREIDHYLRHGQALPPPTERERADVLLDHLSALHAFYGETMGVRIARKHLGWYLASDHRLGEGRQRELRAAFNVLQHPAEQYDFIDDLFCPGSGPASSRAANGISAA, from the coding sequence ATGCCTGATAGCCGCCCCCTGCCACAGATCGGCCGACATCGCCTACCCAACCGGGTGGTCCTAGCCCCCATGGCCGGTGTGACCGACCGCCCCTTTCGACAGCTCTGCCGTCGACTGGGTGCTGGCCTAGTGGTAGGCGAAATGGTGACTTCGGATCCCTCGCTATGGCACACCCGCAAGTCTCGCCAGCGCATGGACCACCGCGGAGAGCCAGGCCCTCGCACGGTGCAGATTGCCGGTGGCGATGCGGCGATGCTCGCCGAAGCGGCTCGCCTTAACGCCGCTCAGGGGGCAGAGATCATCGATATCAACATGGGCTGTCCGGCGAAGAAGGTGTGCAACAAGGCCGCCGGCTCCGCACTCCTGCGCGATGAAGCCCTGGTGGCCGAGATTCTCGAGGCAGTGGTCGCCGCGGTGGACGTTCCGGTGACGCTCAAGATCCGCACTGGCTGGTGCGCCGACAGCAACAACGGGCTCCGCGTGGCCCGGCTCGCCGAATCGGCCGGTATCCAGGCGCTGGCGGTCCATGGCCGTCATCGTCAGCAGCGCTACAGCGGCCAGGCCGAGTACAATACCATCGCCGACATCAAGTCAAGGGTGAATATTCCCGTGTTCGCCAACGGTGATATCGACTCGCCGGAGAAGGCTGCCTTCGTTCTCGACTATACTGGAGCGGATGCGGTGATGGTCGGTCGCGGCGCCCAGGGCAACCCTTGGATATTCCGCGAGATTGACCATTACCTTCGCCATGGACAGGCACTGCCCCCACCCACGGAGCGCGAGCGCGCCGACGTATTGCTAGATCATCTGTCGGCCCTGCACGCCTTTTACGGGGAGACAATGGGGGTGCGCATCGCGCGCAAACACCTCGGCTGGTACCTCGCATCGGATCATCGACTCGGCGAGGGTCGGCAGCGCGAACTACGCGCTGCCTTCAATGTCCTTCAGCATCCAGCCGAGCAATATGACTTCATCGACGACCTCTTTTGCCCTGGGAGCGGCCCAGCCTCCTCCAGGGCAGCGAATGGAATCAGTGCCGCATGA